The genomic interval CTGCCCAGAGAACAGCAGGCAACACAGAGAGATGgagaagacagaggaggaggagcagaaggAGGAATGTCAGGAACGCAGGGCTGCTGACCCGAGGGGGGGCCCTACTGGGAGGGCCGGAGGAGGGGTGGCTCACTGTCTCCCACATATTGACAAACCTCTGTCACTTGTAGAGAGAGATGGACAGGGTAAATGCTATTAAGGATTAAAGGAGATAAAGTAAACAATGTTAATGGTTGGCACCAAGCCCAATCCTGAGTGTTTGACTCAAACAGTCACAGCAAAAATAGCTTACTCCATGGCCGGCACTGTTCCAGGGACACTAAGTCAGTTAATCCCCACTGCCAGGCACTCCTCATGTGCCCTTCCCACGACACTCGATGCTCAAGATAGAGGAAGTTGTTCAAAATCACACCTGTCTGCTTTTGTGAACATCTGGGTGGCAGGAGCCCCAAGCCTGTGGAAGGTCTATGAATGCTAAAGGCCCATATAGGGGAGCCTGGAAGATTCCCTGGCCCAGGCTCATTTGCTTCCCAACCACTTCCTGCAGGGAAGCCACCCCCCCACACCTGAAGCCAAGATGTCCAGCAAACGGGCCAAGGCCAAGACCACCAAAAAGAGGCCACAGCGGGCCACATCCAATGTCTTTGCAATGTTTGACCAGTCCCAGATCCAGGAGTTTAAGGAGGCCTTCAACATGATTGACCAGAACCGTGATGGCTTCATTGACAAGGAGGACCTGCATGACATGCTGGCCTCGCTGGGTGAGCAAGGATGGGAATGGGGCAGGGCTGTTAATCACTTACAAAGCACTCCTGTATAGGGATGACACGTGGTACCCACCCTAGAGGGTAGTTGTCATGACTTCATTGGTTTAATagggaaaatgaggcacagagcagtCGGGGGATTTGCCTGAGGTCCAGCTCAGTGTCTGAACCTAGACAGGCTGCCTCCAGCGTGGGACTATTGAGAGCAGATTTATGTGTTGGGCTGCCTGGTAACATTTCATTTAAAGAGAGGGAgcaccatgatcgcattaatgtacacagctatgatttaataataaaaaaattaaatttaaaaaataataataaaataaaataaagagagggagcagggccaggcatggcagctcacacacctgtagtcccaactacttaggaggctaaggtaggagaattgcttgagcccaggagttcaaagttacagtgagctatgactacaccactgcctgggcaacatagcgagaccctgtatcaaaaaaataaaagagaggaatCAGTATCTAAATGAAAGTTTGAACTGCACAGATGTCCCActgtacagatgggaaaactgaagcttagagaggCCAGAGCACCTCCTTTCCACCAGAGGTACCCATCCCAGGCTCTCAGAGCTTCTCTGACCCCAGTGACTTCCTGGATCTTAGAGCTTAAAAGGGCTCAGGAACCAAGTCCAATTTGCCAAAGACCACACCCCCACCTATGGCCATGCCCCACATCCCTGCCCTTATGCTGGCCATACACACACTCTCAGCCCAGTTCCTGGCACACCATTCAGTGGGTGAAAACATCTGGCCTAGAGACGGGCTTGGGGAGCCAGAATCTGGGATTAGAGGAAGTAACGGTCAAACCACAAGCTTTGGTGCCAGACAGCCCTGAGTGTGTTGGCCTGCTTTGCCCATTTCCTTCCCTGTGTAATGGTGACCAAGGCACTCGTGTACCCAACAAGCCATGTGGTGGGAAGACCAGCCAACCCTGAGTGGGAGGGCTGATAGGACACTGCCCCCACCCTGGCTGCCAAACCCTTCCCAGCTTCAGGCCAGGGTCACTTGCATGTCCCCTCCCCTAAGGTCAGCTGGCAGGGAGTAAACTCTAGGGCTTTTACCTGAGGCCCCCCCAGCTTTGGCCTGGTTAATGGAGGAACTGGCCCAGGGTACCCAACTGGGGTCCTAATGTCACAGttcctccaagcctcagtttccctggccATCCTGTGGGACACACAGCAGGGTGTGTGAGGCTCAGGGGAGACAGGGATGTGAAGACTCCTTGCCATTTACAAGGCAGAACCCCACACCTAAGACTTGATGATAGCCCTggttatctacccagaaaaatatGCATTCATGTTTGTAGTTCATGCAGATCAGTCATGGTCTTCTAGCTGAGAACATCattttctggttaaaaaaaactaaagaatgaGAGAGCAAATAATAAGCAGAAGCCGCCCCGCAGGGATTATCTTAAATTTCCCAGCAATCCTACTGGATAGATGTGACTATTATTCCTACtttccaaatgaggaaactgaggctcgcaGAGGGTAATTTACCCAAGCTCATACAGCTACTAAGTGGTAGAGCTGTGCCAATCACCATTGTAAGTATTTTGCACCCACAGTTTTATTCATCTTCATAATTCTAAAAGAtgggagagggtggtgcctgtggctcagtgagtagggtgctagccccatatactgagggtggtgagttcaaacccaaccccggccaaactgcaacaataaaaaaattaaaaaaaaaaaaaaatgggagaaaccGAGGCAAGAGTTGGAATTGAAAACCAGGCGCCTGTGTGACAGCAAAGCACTACGCCTGGACCTTGAGGGTTtaggctgcctgggttcaaatgctGGGTCCACTCCTCATTTGCTATGTGACCTTAGACAAGTGACCTCATCTCTCCTTGCCTTGGGTTCCACACACCTGAAGAATGCTGACCACACAGGATGGTAAGAGTTAATGCAATGAGACACCTGGTGCTCCAGACACAGTGAGCATTCAGCAGGTCGTTGCTCCTCCTGTCCTTAGAAAGCATTCCTGACTACTGATATCCACACCAGAGGAGGAAATGGCGGAGGCAGCTGGGAACTCCTGGTTCCTTGGGCACTGTGCTTTACAATTCACAATCTCGCTATCGTCCCATCTCTCCCAGGGGGCCGTGAAGGGTGGGGACAAGGAGGCAGGATTTGCCCAGGCTGGGGCACAGGGCCAGGGGATGGCAGGCACGAAATGTCCCACTTACCACAGGGAAGAACCCCACAGATGAATACTTGGAGGGCATGATGAGTGAGGCCCCAGGGCCCATCAACTTCACCATGTTCCTCACCATGTTTGGGGAGAAGCTGAACGGCACAGACCCCGAGGACGTCATCCGCAATGCCTTCGCCTGCTTTGACGAGGAGGCCTCAGGTCAGTGGCACACCC from Nycticebus coucang isolate mNycCou1 chromosome 21, mNycCou1.pri, whole genome shotgun sequence carries:
- the MYL9 gene encoding myosin regulatory light polypeptide 9 — translated: MSSKRAKAKTTKKRPQRATSNVFAMFDQSQIQEFKEAFNMIDQNRDGFIDKEDLHDMLASLGKNPTDEYLEGMMSEAPGPINFTMFLTMFGEKLNGTDPEDVIRNAFACFDEEASGFIHEDHLRELLTTMGDRFTDEEVDEMYREAPIDKKGNFNYVEFTRILKHGAKDKDD